The following coding sequences are from one Sphingobium sp. Cam5-1 window:
- a CDS encoding multidrug efflux RND transporter permease subunit, whose protein sequence is MKRFFVYHPVFAWVVAIFVALFGIIGLRLLPVEQYPQVAPPALNLQITYNGADAATLDRTVTSIIEKEMNGVENFLYMSSTSRSNGTAQVTVTFKPGTDLDVARTQVQDRLSRVEPRLPTEVRQLGISVTKSSSGFLMLVAFQAEDGAMSALDMGNFASSKIMDELRRVPGVGDVQLFGSPYAMRVWLDEEKLAGYGISAADALAAVQEQNSQTAGGGLGEQPLAGGAEINAKIITQNRFSTPEQFRQIIVRSNPDGSTIRLGDVARVELGKDNYGFRLTLNGRETAGMAIQLASGANALGTAEAIKARLTELEKIFPPGLSWTVPYDTTPFITASVDSVIHTLVEAMVLVFLVMFLFLQNWRATLIPALVVPVALAGSCLGLYLFGYSINVLSLFAMVVAIGILVDDAIVVVENVERIMREEGLNPRRATVKAMGQITGAIVGITLVLVAVFIPMAFFPGSTGGIYRQFSVTLAISILFSALLALTLTPALCATLLKAEHGDDSSRSHTPQAGLAGWAHRFFAWFNDRFGRITDRYTAGVGTMIRAPGRWLAVFAVMCAVTVVAFTRLPGGFLPTEDQGYIFASYTAPPGATIQRTQEAVERAEAFLRKQPQVRNVVSIVGFSFFGQGQSAALSFVDLKPWDERKGADESASTLVQRANAAFSTITGAMVFALDPPPIQALGNATGFTMKLEDRSGEGGMALQQAAQQILAQAGKSKVFAMVRQEGLPPSPQLHVDIDRIKARSLGLRIADVNQTLGVAFGSAYANDFVHDGNVLRVYLQADAGQRMRAEDVSALRVRNDQGLMVPFSAFTRVKWTAGPQQLERYNGYPSITLSGQAAPGQSSGAALVEMERIADKVLNGNLSYEWTGTAYEEKQAGGQIGLLLGLSVVVVFLLLAALYESWPIPVAVLLVVPFGVLGAVIFTMLRGLSADVYFNVGLITIIGLAAKNAILIVEFAVEQETEGVAPLEATINAARLRLRPILMTSLAFILGMVPLVIASGAGAASRQAVGTGVAGGMITATLFGIFFTPVFYIAMRLWLVRKRDHEAADAQEEARERAGHDGETAHA, encoded by the coding sequence ATGAAACGCTTCTTCGTCTATCATCCGGTCTTTGCCTGGGTTGTCGCAATCTTCGTCGCCCTTTTCGGCATTATCGGCCTGCGGCTTCTGCCGGTCGAGCAATATCCTCAGGTCGCGCCGCCCGCGCTCAATCTCCAGATCACCTACAACGGCGCCGACGCAGCCACGCTCGACCGGACGGTGACATCGATCATCGAGAAGGAGATGAACGGCGTTGAAAACTTCCTCTACATGTCCTCAACGAGCCGGTCGAACGGCACGGCGCAGGTTACCGTTACGTTCAAGCCCGGGACCGATCTGGACGTCGCCCGGACGCAGGTGCAGGATCGTCTGAGCCGCGTCGAACCACGCCTGCCGACCGAGGTCAGGCAGCTCGGCATCAGCGTGACCAAGTCCAGTTCCGGCTTCCTGATGCTCGTCGCCTTCCAAGCCGAGGATGGCGCGATGAGCGCGCTCGATATGGGCAACTTCGCCTCGAGCAAGATCATGGATGAATTGCGCCGTGTACCTGGCGTTGGCGATGTGCAGTTGTTCGGTTCCCCCTATGCGATGCGCGTCTGGCTCGACGAAGAGAAGCTTGCTGGCTACGGTATTTCGGCGGCCGACGCCCTTGCAGCCGTTCAAGAGCAGAATAGCCAGACCGCCGGGGGAGGGCTTGGTGAACAGCCTCTTGCAGGGGGGGCCGAAATCAACGCCAAGATCATCACTCAGAACCGCTTTTCGACCCCCGAACAATTTCGCCAGATCATCGTCAGGTCCAATCCGGACGGTTCGACGATCCGGCTCGGGGATGTCGCGCGCGTCGAGTTAGGCAAGGACAATTACGGCTTCCGCCTGACGCTTAACGGCAGGGAAACGGCGGGCATGGCAATTCAGCTGGCTAGTGGCGCAAACGCGTTGGGCACGGCAGAGGCCATAAAGGCCCGCTTGACCGAGTTGGAGAAGATTTTCCCGCCGGGTTTGAGCTGGACTGTTCCTTACGACACCACGCCCTTCATCACCGCCTCAGTCGACAGCGTCATTCACACTCTGGTAGAAGCGATGGTGCTGGTTTTCCTCGTGATGTTCCTGTTTTTGCAGAACTGGCGCGCCACGCTGATCCCGGCGTTGGTGGTGCCGGTCGCGCTTGCTGGGTCTTGCCTTGGCCTCTACCTGTTCGGCTATTCGATCAATGTGCTTTCGCTGTTCGCCATGGTTGTGGCGATCGGCATCCTTGTCGACGACGCCATCGTGGTGGTCGAGAATGTCGAGCGCATCATGCGCGAAGAAGGGCTCAATCCCCGGCGCGCCACGGTAAAGGCGATGGGCCAGATCACCGGCGCGATCGTCGGCATCACGCTGGTGCTGGTTGCGGTGTTCATCCCCATGGCCTTCTTTCCCGGCTCCACCGGCGGCATCTATCGCCAGTTCTCAGTGACACTCGCGATTTCAATTCTCTTCTCGGCCCTGCTGGCCCTGACCTTGACACCGGCGCTTTGCGCTACCCTGCTCAAGGCAGAGCATGGCGATGACAGCAGCCGGTCGCACACTCCCCAAGCGGGCCTTGCGGGGTGGGCGCACCGCTTCTTCGCATGGTTCAATGATCGGTTTGGCCGGATCACTGATCGCTACACTGCAGGCGTCGGCACGATGATACGCGCACCGGGGCGCTGGCTGGCGGTCTTCGCCGTGATGTGCGCCGTTACGGTCGTGGCGTTCACGCGCCTGCCGGGCGGCTTTTTGCCGACGGAGGATCAGGGCTATATCTTTGCCAGCTACACCGCTCCGCCGGGCGCGACGATTCAGCGCACACAGGAGGCGGTGGAGCGGGCGGAAGCGTTCCTCAGAAAGCAGCCGCAGGTGCGCAACGTGGTCTCGATCGTCGGGTTCAGCTTCTTTGGCCAGGGCCAGTCGGCTGCGCTCTCTTTCGTCGATCTCAAGCCGTGGGATGAACGCAAGGGCGCCGATGAAAGTGCGAGCACGCTCGTGCAGCGGGCCAATGCCGCCTTTTCGACCATAACCGGCGCCATGGTTTTCGCCCTCGACCCACCGCCAATCCAGGCGCTGGGCAATGCGACAGGCTTCACCATGAAGCTGGAGGATCGCAGCGGCGAAGGCGGCATGGCGCTTCAGCAAGCCGCGCAGCAGATCCTCGCACAAGCCGGCAAGAGCAAGGTCTTCGCGATGGTCCGGCAGGAAGGGCTGCCGCCATCGCCGCAGCTCCATGTCGACATCGACCGCATCAAGGCGCGCAGCCTCGGGCTTCGCATAGCCGACGTTAACCAGACGCTCGGCGTTGCCTTCGGCTCGGCTTATGCAAACGACTTCGTTCATGACGGCAATGTCTTGCGCGTCTATCTCCAGGCCGATGCCGGGCAGCGGATGCGCGCGGAGGATGTGTCGGCCTTGCGGGTTCGCAATGATCAGGGTCTGATGGTGCCCTTTTCTGCCTTCACACGGGTCAAATGGACGGCAGGTCCGCAGCAGCTCGAACGCTATAATGGCTATCCGTCGATCACTCTGTCGGGCCAGGCGGCGCCGGGGCAATCCAGCGGCGCGGCCCTTGTGGAGATGGAGCGCATCGCCGACAAGGTGCTGAACGGCAACCTGTCCTACGAATGGACCGGGACTGCCTATGAAGAGAAGCAGGCAGGCGGCCAGATCGGTCTTTTGCTCGGTCTTTCCGTGGTCGTCGTGTTCCTGCTGCTCGCGGCGCTTTACGAAAGCTGGCCGATCCCGGTGGCGGTGCTGCTGGTGGTGCCCTTCGGCGTGCTGGGTGCAGTCATCTTCACGATGCTGCGTGGGCTTTCGGCTGACGTCTACTTCAACGTAGGCCTGATTACCATCATCGGCCTGGCCGCCAAGAACGCGATCCTGATCGTCGAGTTTGCTGTCGAACAGGAGACCGAAGGCGTCGCCCCGCTCGAGGCAACGATCAACGCGGCGCGCCTGCGTCTGCGACCGATCCTGATGACCAGCCTCGCCTTCATCCTGGGCATGGTGCCCCTCGTCATCGCCAGCGGTGCCGGGGCGGCAAGCCGTCAGGCGGTCGGCACCGGCGTCGCCGGCGGCATGATCACCGCGACGCTGTTCGGCATCTTCTTCACGCCGGTCTTCTACATCGCGATGCGACTATGGCTTGTACGCAAGCGCGACCATGAGGCAGCCGATGCGCAGGAGGAGGCGCGAGAAAGAGCCGGTCACGACGGGGAGACCGCCCATGCGTAA
- a CDS encoding efflux transporter outer membrane subunit, translating to MRNPAHILFAVALLGGCNMAPKYVQPVPPVPATFPAATSSGGEAATAVGWQRFFGDPQLKVYIAAALSNNRDLAAATARIEQARAQFRIQQAGRLPQIDSSAGATRTQAPLGSLGLGESMGNGAITYNQYSVRVAASAFELDFWGRVRNLSESARSSYLATVEARRAFRLSLIGDVAAIYYSIRAGEEGIALAERTVASRRQGLAIAKLRMDAGVTSSVDYDQSTALLTQAQTELADLRRTTEQQRNQLLVLIGGPTNAPTPDGRPIADAGQFTALDAGLPSTLLRSRPDILQAEHQLLAANADIGAARAAFFPTISLTGAFGFVSPKLEGLFDSSNQNWSFGGSAALPIFDWGRRERQLDAAKARRDELVATYQRTVQNAFREVSDALVGRQRYREQITAQERAVAAQRRLAETAILRYDNGIAIYLEVLDAERNLFSAEQQLIRLRATELQNGVSLYTALGGGDG from the coding sequence ATGCGTAATCCCGCCCACATCCTCTTCGCTGTTGCCTTGCTCGGTGGCTGCAACATGGCGCCGAAGTACGTTCAGCCAGTTCCGCCCGTTCCGGCGACCTTCCCCGCAGCCACTTCGAGCGGAGGAGAAGCCGCAACGGCGGTCGGCTGGCAGCGCTTCTTCGGCGATCCACAGCTCAAGGTCTATATCGCCGCCGCGCTTTCGAATAACCGGGATCTGGCGGCCGCAACCGCCCGCATCGAGCAAGCCAGAGCGCAGTTCAGGATCCAGCAGGCCGGACGCCTGCCGCAGATCGACAGTAGCGCGGGCGCCACCCGGACGCAGGCACCGTTGGGGTCCCTTGGCTTGGGCGAAAGCATGGGCAACGGCGCGATCACCTACAACCAATATTCCGTGCGCGTCGCGGCTAGCGCGTTCGAACTGGATTTCTGGGGTCGGGTCCGCAATCTTAGCGAGTCCGCCCGTAGCAGCTATCTTGCGACAGTCGAAGCGCGGCGTGCTTTCCGCCTGTCGCTGATCGGCGATGTCGCGGCGATCTATTACAGCATCCGCGCGGGCGAGGAGGGGATCGCGCTGGCCGAGCGCACGGTCGCGAGCCGGCGCCAGGGCCTTGCCATAGCCAAGCTGCGGATGGATGCAGGCGTCACCTCCTCGGTCGATTACGACCAGTCTACCGCTTTGCTGACGCAGGCGCAGACGGAACTCGCCGATCTCCGCCGGACAACCGAGCAGCAGCGCAACCAACTGCTTGTCCTGATCGGCGGGCCGACAAACGCGCCGACTCCCGATGGCCGCCCGATTGCCGACGCGGGACAGTTCACGGCGCTTGATGCGGGTCTGCCCTCTACCTTGTTGCGGAGCCGTCCGGACATCTTGCAAGCGGAACATCAGTTGCTAGCCGCGAATGCCGATATCGGAGCCGCCCGTGCAGCCTTTTTCCCGACTATATCGCTGACCGGAGCATTCGGGTTCGTTTCGCCCAAGCTTGAAGGTCTCTTCGATAGCAGCAACCAGAATTGGTCATTCGGCGGATCGGCCGCGCTCCCCATCTTCGACTGGGGCAGGCGCGAGAGACAACTCGACGCGGCGAAGGCCCGGCGAGATGAGCTGGTGGCGACCTACCAGCGCACCGTCCAGAATGCGTTTCGCGAAGTGTCCGACGCTCTGGTGGGGCGACAGCGCTATCGCGAGCAGATCACAGCACAGGAGCGAGCGGTCGCCGCCCAGCGGCGCCTCGCCGAGACGGCGATATTGCGCTACGACAACGGCATCGCCATCTATCTCGAAGTGCTCGACGCCGAGCGCAACCTGTTCTCCGCCGAGCAACAACTCATCAGGCTGCGCGCTACAGAGCTACAAAATGGCGTGTCGCTCTACACTGCGCTCGGCGGCGGCGATGGCTGA
- a CDS encoding pirin family protein translates to MIEIRPFAALGGANHGWLDAKHHFSFGGYHDPARMNWGNVRVWNDDTIAPHTGFPPHPHRDMEIITYVREGAITHEDSLGNKGRTEAGDVQVMSAGSGVRHSEYNLEDVTTKIFQIWLVPTRNGDAPSWGARPFPKADRAGHFITLASGYENDNDALPIRTDARIVAATLKAGESAEYPIGKDRKAYLVPATGAITIDDVRVNARDGAAIQDVDVIRVLAVEDSEIVMVDAA, encoded by the coding sequence ATGATCGAGATTCGCCCCTTCGCAGCGCTCGGCGGCGCCAACCATGGCTGGCTGGACGCCAAGCATCACTTCTCGTTCGGCGGGTATCACGATCCGGCCCGCATGAACTGGGGCAATGTGCGCGTCTGGAACGACGACACGATCGCACCGCACACCGGCTTCCCACCCCATCCGCACCGCGACATGGAGATCATCACCTATGTCCGCGAAGGCGCCATCACGCATGAGGACAGCCTCGGCAACAAAGGCCGGACGGAAGCTGGTGACGTTCAGGTCATGAGCGCCGGATCGGGCGTCCGCCATTCCGAATATAATCTGGAGGATGTCACGACGAAAATCTTCCAGATCTGGCTCGTACCTACCCGCAACGGCGATGCACCGAGCTGGGGCGCTCGTCCCTTCCCGAAGGCTGATCGCGCCGGCCATTTCATCACGCTGGCTTCCGGGTACGAGAATGACAATGACGCGCTGCCAATCCGAACCGATGCCCGCATCGTCGCCGCGACACTGAAGGCTGGCGAAAGCGCCGAATATCCCATCGGCAAGGACCGGAAGGCCTATCTCGTTCCCGCTACCGGCGCGATCACAATCGACGACGTGCGAGTTAATGCTCGCGACGGCGCCGCGATCCAGGACGTCGATGTGATCCGCGTCCTCGCGGTCGAGGATAGCGAGATCGTCATGGTCGATGCTGCCTGA
- a CDS encoding LysR family transcriptional regulator, whose translation MNTPGTPTFDQLRIFLTIVDVGSFAAAARKLNRAVSVISYGIANLEAQLGLTLFDRESTRKPQLTVEGRALLAEVRSISHGFDGLRAKVKGLLDGLEAEVDLAVDVMVPSERLGKILRGFAAEFPTVQLRLHVEALGAITAMVLDRTAAIGISGPLAAGVEGVECIAAGSVPMVPVAAPDHPLGRMERIPPGAGREHTQLVLTDRSRFTEGQDYSVMSPKTWRLADLGAKHALLREGIGWGNMPLPMIEPDLVDGTLVRLVMPDHLGGTYRFAGVWRRDSPPGPAASWLLDQFVALGSDDKELEGMGDV comes from the coding sequence ATGAATACGCCCGGCACCCCGACGTTCGACCAGCTCCGCATCTTCCTCACCATCGTCGACGTAGGCAGTTTCGCCGCCGCTGCGCGCAAGCTCAATCGTGCGGTTTCGGTGATCAGCTATGGCATCGCCAATCTGGAGGCGCAGCTCGGGCTGACGCTGTTCGACCGGGAGAGTACGCGCAAACCCCAGCTCACGGTCGAAGGGCGCGCATTGCTCGCGGAGGTGCGCAGCATATCGCACGGTTTCGACGGGCTGCGCGCGAAGGTAAAGGGCCTGCTCGACGGGCTGGAAGCGGAGGTGGACCTGGCTGTCGATGTCATGGTGCCGTCCGAACGGCTGGGCAAGATCCTGCGCGGCTTCGCGGCGGAGTTCCCCACCGTCCAGCTTCGCCTGCATGTCGAGGCTCTTGGGGCGATCACGGCCATGGTGCTCGACCGCACGGCCGCGATCGGAATTTCAGGACCGCTGGCGGCCGGCGTGGAAGGGGTCGAGTGCATCGCCGCAGGTTCGGTGCCGATGGTGCCCGTGGCGGCGCCCGATCATCCGCTCGGCCGCATGGAGCGCATTCCGCCCGGTGCCGGGCGCGAGCATACCCAGCTGGTGCTGACGGACCGCTCTCGCTTCACCGAGGGGCAGGATTATTCAGTGATGAGTCCCAAGACCTGGCGCCTGGCGGATCTGGGCGCGAAGCATGCCCTGCTGCGGGAAGGGATCGGGTGGGGCAATATGCCGCTGCCGATGATCGAGCCTGACCTGGTCGATGGCACTCTGGTGCGGCTAGTCATGCCGGATCACCTTGGCGGAACCTATCGGTTCGCCGGCGTCTGGCGCCGCGATTCGCCGCCCGGACCCGCCGCCTCATGGCTGCTCGACCAGTTCGTCGCGCTTGGCTCGGACGACAAGGAGCTGGAGGGCATGGGCGATGTCTGA
- a CDS encoding TMEM175 family protein: MSDPAKDRPGRGMRSGRLEAFTDGVVAIIITIMVLELKVPEEGTFEALSDSLPILLAYVLSFINVGLYWNNHHHLMQATGRIDGRVLWANLFLLFWLSLVPFVIRWLDASGFSPMATASYGVVLGMAAIGYELTERFIIACNGRQSAVAKAIGRDWKGKISLAIYAVAVPAAFFARPVAIILYIVVLLFWLAPDRRIERALKD, encoded by the coding sequence ATGTCTGATCCTGCCAAAGATCGACCGGGCCGGGGCATGCGGTCGGGGCGGCTGGAGGCCTTCACCGATGGGGTTGTCGCGATCATCATCACGATCATGGTGCTCGAATTGAAGGTGCCGGAGGAAGGGACGTTCGAAGCGCTGTCGGACAGCCTGCCGATCCTGCTCGCCTATGTCCTGTCCTTCATCAATGTCGGACTGTACTGGAACAATCACCACCATCTGATGCAGGCGACCGGGCGGATCGACGGACGTGTGTTGTGGGCGAACCTGTTCTTGCTGTTCTGGCTGTCGCTCGTCCCCTTCGTCATCCGATGGCTGGATGCGAGCGGCTTCTCGCCGATGGCCACGGCGTCCTATGGCGTCGTGCTGGGCATGGCGGCGATCGGCTATGAACTGACGGAGCGGTTCATCATCGCCTGCAACGGCCGTCAGTCGGCCGTGGCCAAGGCGATTGGTCGTGACTGGAAGGGCAAGATCAGCCTTGCCATCTATGCCGTCGCCGTACCGGCTGCCTTCTTCGCGCGGCCGGTGGCGATCATTCTGTACATCGTCGTTTTGCTGTTCTGGCTCGCGCCCGATCGCAGGATCGAGCGCGCGCTGAAAGACTAA
- a CDS encoding YoaK family protein: protein MTTDKPAASPLAWLLLLLSVTTGLVDATSVLGLGKVFTANMTGNVVFLGFAASGAPGFKIAPYIVAIASFMVGALIAGQVGKRHAGSPLGRWLIIAASVEAVLLWIAAGVAVGFDIATQTPGFSVYMIIALTGLAMGFRNATIRQLKVTDLTTTVLTLTIAGLAADSSLAGGANPNWARRIGSVAAIFLGAAIGAYLVTHGGLVVPLILAGGLIFAGTLACTLHPVASKPL, encoded by the coding sequence ATGACCACCGACAAACCCGCCGCATCGCCGCTTGCCTGGCTCCTACTGCTCCTCTCCGTGACGACAGGCCTTGTTGACGCCACCTCGGTGCTCGGTCTCGGAAAAGTCTTCACGGCGAACATGACCGGTAATGTCGTCTTTCTCGGCTTCGCCGCCAGCGGCGCGCCGGGCTTCAAGATCGCACCCTATATCGTCGCCATCGCATCGTTCATGGTCGGCGCGTTGATTGCCGGACAGGTTGGCAAGCGGCATGCAGGCTCACCTCTTGGGCGCTGGCTGATCATCGCCGCGTCGGTCGAGGCAGTCCTCCTCTGGATCGCGGCTGGCGTGGCCGTGGGGTTCGACATCGCGACGCAGACGCCGGGTTTCAGCGTCTATATGATTATTGCGCTTACAGGCCTCGCCATGGGCTTTCGCAACGCGACCATCCGACAGCTCAAGGTGACCGACCTCACTACGACCGTCCTGACGCTCACCATCGCCGGACTTGCCGCCGATTCCAGCCTCGCCGGCGGCGCAAACCCCAATTGGGCGCGGCGCATCGGCAGCGTTGCCGCCATTTTCCTTGGTGCAGCCATCGGCGCATATCTCGTCACCCATGGCGGGCTGGTCGTGCCCCTCATCCTGGCCGGCGGGCTGATCTTCGCAGGCACCCTGGCCTGCACCCTTCACCCCGTCGCATCCAAGCCGCTTTAG